The Vallitalea okinawensis DNA segment AAATAACTAAGATCCCTAAGATTTCATAAAATAATACTCGTCCATAATAATTTTTCATAAACCTACCCCATTTACTTGCTTTTAATAAAAACTATGCTTGGATTATATGATTTATGAAAAAGATTTGGAGCGAATTACCAATACAAATTCCAGTCTTTTGATACTCTTGTCAAAGCCTTATTAGGACAATCTATAAAATAAACCTCCCATTTAAATACTTTTATGTATCGGTGGATTCATGAATATTTTTTTCTTATCTATTCACGCACTTTTTGTCCTCTTAATATTTTATATATAGAGAATATTATTTTGAGGTGGTTAGTTCATGGATAAACACAAATGCAATCCAAAAGATGAGTATACCTGCGGTGATCCATATATGCCAGACTTACAGCTATCGGAATCTTATGTCAAGGACCAAATATATCGTGATCTCCTTCCAATCAATGTTGGATTCAGAAAGGGTACAATTTTTAAAGAATTAGTTAGACCATGGGAGGTTAAAAAATGAACAAGCGGGAACATTTAATGCGACAGATTCAAGAACTAGGTTTTGCTTGTCTTGATCTCAATCTCTATTTAGATACCCATCCTGACTGTAAAGAAGCACTTATCTACTATAATCGTTTATGTTGTCAGCTGGATAAAGCAACAAAAATGTATGAAATGCATTTTGGTCCACTAACAAACTTTGGTCATAGCACAAGCACTTATCCTTGGCAATGGGAAGAAGGACCATGGCCTTGGGAATATCAATGTTAATCAAACTAACTGGGGGAAATATGTATGTGGATTTATGAAAAGAAATTAGAGTATCCTGTACGAATTAAGAAATGTGATATTCGTATGGCTAAATATTTGGTTACTCAATACGGTGGTCCGAACTGTAGAAACTACTAGGGTAAAACAAAAAAAAATACACTATAGTATGGGCTATAGTGCTTTGTACTTCACAATTAGAATTTTTCAACATTTATTCTGATCTATCATAGTGTGTAGTGATGTTACTATCATCATTTTTCCACTTCAATAGAATAAACTCTGTGTCCTCATCCAATATACCTTTTGGTATTGGTGCATAGAAAGAACATTGATACCTTCCGTCTTCCGACTCTATTTTATAGGTTCCTGAATCACTCATATATAGAAATGCATATGATCGAAACTTTATGATTTTACTTACCGAAAATGAATCCCCTTCTATTCCAGTTTCTCCTTCTGGGTTTACAATTAACAAATCTTCATTTTCAAAATCTAAGTAATCAACAGTATCTATATCATAATATATATAAAAATATGAATCTATATAATCTGAATAATCCCTAGCATTCTTTAAAAGATGTACCCTATTATATTCACCATTAAGTGATACTTTATCTTCATCAACTTCAGAAATGACTTGATAAGTATCTAAATAATCTAAATCAACTATTTCAATATTGTATACTAAGTAGGATATTAAACTAAGAACTAAAAGGAAACCTAATATCCAATATTTCAAACTTTTCTTCATCATACCACCTCAAATAGTTTTATAACATACTTTGCAGACACATATAACTAACTTCAAAATCTTAAAATTAATTAAATTAGTCGGAATTGCAGTTAAAAAGTAGAGATTCCTTTTGAAAAGAATCTCTACTGTATATATTTAGAATTGATTAAGTTAGATAAAAAGGTATATAAAAAATAAAAGTAATGTTCCATTTATTATTAGACCTATAATAGGAAAAACTCTCTTTCTGTTTTTTTGAACAATTCCAAAAATCCCTAACCCAACTCCAATAATATTCAAAATACCATCTATAATCCCTACTAAACCTAATACCAAATACATTGCCTCTTCTTCATCTAAAGCTAATTCTCCTGATTCACTAATTAATGCCACTCCAAACAGAACTACTAACAGAATAATGCAAACTAATGAAATGATGAAAGATGCTATGCCTGGTCCTGAATGCTTTAATTCTTTTACTTCCTCTTGAAATCCAAATGTTGGCTCCATCTAAATCCCCTCCTTACTTCTATATATATTTATCATATATATTATACTTTATTTTTCCATTTATCACAATATCCTGTTGACTGTTCAAACTTTTTCTGATATTTACTATATTAATTCCCTTTAATCTTTATAGTCTGATGAGCTTTTTTAATTAATACAATCAATAAGCCGACAACAATTAAGAGCAAACTAATCATATTAAAGAAAGCTTTGCATTGGGTAAATATACTTGCTATTCTCACTGCCCCTTCAAGTCGCTGAGGATAATTTTGTAATAAGTAAACAATCATGATATTTTCTAGCAAATCAAAAATAGTTGCTGTTAAACCAATGCAGCCTATTACCCAAGGTCTTTCTATCTTAAACCCTATATTCATAACAATTAAAGTTAATGTCATGAAATAAAATATACCGTAAGAAAGTGGGAATACGAAGTCTAGTGGAATGATAAATTTCAAATTAAAGGCTCTTCCCTCTTCACCAAGAGCATCAAAAATTTCATAAGCCCTGTCTACAGTATAACCACTCATCTCCATATCTAAGATACTATGCCCATCTGTGATCTCATTAAGTTTAGCTAAACCAAAGGGAGACCCATTAATTAAAAGATACATACAAACAAAAAGAATTAATGTAATTACTGCATTTCTTGTACTAAGAAAACTCTTATTCTTCACCGCTTTACCCTCCATATATCCTTATATTGATTAACTTTGCTTTTGATAATTACATCGTCAGGTCAACTATTTCTATATGAGTTTACTATTTGATTATACTAAAAATTTCCTTCAAAAACCACTATAAGATTCTATCCCATTATAGAAAAAAGCCCTTCTAAATTAATAGAAAGACTTCTAATACTAGATTGTCCATTGTCCATGTCCTATACCTACCAGATACCAATTACCATCAACTTCTTCAAATATTAATCTTAAACTTGACCAATCCATTCCTCCATACTCTGGGTTTTCTCCTGTGAAATGAAATTCTACAAATTTACTGTCTGGAAATTCCTCATGGATGTTTACAATTGAGTTGCCTTCTCCAATTAGAGTATTATTACCAATGATATCAGCGTTTGCAAAATCCATATCATATACAAATTCTTCATAATACTCCTTAAAAGTTACCTCAATAGGTTCTCCGCTCCCATCATAACTTCCCCATGTATACTTTTCTTCACTTTCATAAAGTGAAACGACTTCAGATGGCATAAAGACTAAGTCCTCTGAGGTTACATTCGAATATGGTATAAACCTAACACCTTTATCTTGATGTACATAATTTGAAAGC contains these protein-coding regions:
- a CDS encoding spore coat associated protein CotJA, with the protein product MDKHKCNPKDEYTCGDPYMPDLQLSESYVKDQIYRDLLPINVGFRKGTIFKELVRPWEVKK
- a CDS encoding spore coat protein CotJB, coding for MNKREHLMRQIQELGFACLDLNLYLDTHPDCKEALIYYNRLCCQLDKATKMYEMHFGPLTNFGHSTSTYPWQWEEGPWPWEYQC
- a CDS encoding manganese catalase family protein; this translates as MWIYEKKLEYPVRIKKCDIRMAKYLVTQYGGPNCRNY
- a CDS encoding DUF6142 family protein codes for the protein MEPTFGFQEEVKELKHSGPGIASFIISLVCIILLVVLFGVALISESGELALDEEEAMYLVLGLVGIIDGILNIIGVGLGIFGIVQKNRKRVFPIIGLIINGTLLLFFIYLFI